The Methylomicrobium lacus LW14 genome window below encodes:
- a CDS encoding redoxin domain-containing protein has protein sequence MSAKLAQIGQQAPLLSVSEWVQGAPVNFDRLRGRVVLVEVFQVNCPGCFFYALPEAIELHRKYADAGLAVLGVATAFEDFDKNTLENLRLLVERNEVIGETFKALSQHGQLEQGRLPYRIPFPLAMDRLSERQGEISGDDILGFIHGRLPNFDQQPEAYRQQVIQQVGKYLQSLRYRAETFERFQLKGTPSQILVDKQGVLRACEFGAFPDLESRLLELLQE, from the coding sequence ATGAGCGCCAAGCTCGCCCAAATCGGACAACAGGCGCCGTTATTGTCGGTCTCCGAATGGGTGCAGGGCGCGCCGGTCAATTTCGACCGGCTGCGGGGCCGCGTGGTGCTGGTCGAGGTGTTTCAGGTCAACTGCCCCGGCTGCTTTTTCTATGCGCTGCCGGAGGCGATCGAATTGCACCGCAAATATGCCGATGCCGGCTTGGCCGTACTCGGCGTGGCGACCGCATTCGAGGATTTCGACAAGAATACGCTCGAAAATTTACGCCTGCTGGTCGAGCGCAACGAAGTGATCGGCGAAACCTTCAAAGCGCTGAGCCAACATGGGCAACTCGAGCAAGGACGCCTGCCGTACCGCATTCCTTTCCCGTTGGCGATGGATCGATTGAGCGAGCGCCAGGGCGAAATCTCCGGGGACGACATTCTCGGTTTCATCCACGGCCGCTTGCCGAATTTCGACCAGCAGCCGGAGGCCTACCGGCAGCAGGTCATCCAACAGGTAGGGAAATATCTGCAATCGCTGCGCTATCGGGCGGAGACTTTTGAACGCTTTCAATTGAAAGGCACACCCTCGCAAATCCTGGTCGATAAACAAGGCGTACTGCGCGCCTGCGAGTTTGGCGCTTTTCCTGACCTGGAAAGCCGCCTGCTCGAACTGTTGCAGGAATGA